The Kwoniella bestiolae CBS 10118 chromosome 7, complete sequence genome has a segment encoding these proteins:
- a CDS encoding cytosolic Fe-S cluster assembly factor NAR1 yields MAFSGALTITDLDDFLTPSQACIIPVRNKPTTTAEEGSTEIQIDSNNNYYEVSTYPTDNINGGPGPSTLSGKKALEKAEINLNDCLACSGCITSTESMLITLQSQNEVLEFISSNPTILDENAPCHKPRLPILSISPQTLASLSAAYSSAQSRPTIPLLVLLRRIRAFLGQPSKGGWKVWDTTFARHMSLKETVTEYHERKDKKDKGKSAELPMLASACPGWVCYAEKAQGDLLHLLSNARSSQGIVGALAKDWYGHKTNHKPNEIYHVTAMPCYDKKLEASRSDFYSSLYSTRDVDCVLTTGELDLLLQELGFDPYLPVPDEEIPSFSQTEESPFPELLTHEGSSSGSYLATIIRDIQSSHPNPTRISTREIRGSTDNVEYLIHDLVSGEVIFKGAKVYGFRNLQNLVRKVSKETGLGKSGRSGAGAGKLSLAVAARRRKAKASTTTSGTSTPGESDVDSISSLSLSNGDDKKLDFVEVMACPGGCVNGGGQMKPVAASTSATIAEVKMEVDEEGYTRPLPDDGTDTASKAKDGSLVNSGVEEGMRWSTKEWVEKVESIYWTGLPTPPPSPPLEANVASYLQQVNGDGSDKSHLDGVDRSKSADMLVDQIIMDVCGQDSDKRWEFLRTRFMKVESDILAQGGVTLEAVKW; encoded by the exons ATGGCATTCTCAGGAGCATTG ACCATCACAGATCTGGACGATTTCCTTACCCCTTCACAGGCATGTATCATCCCAGTAAGGAACAAACCCACTACCACAGCAGAGGAGGGATCT ACTGAAATTCAGATAGACTCCAATAACAATTACTACGAGGTATCCACCTACCCCACGGACAACATCAATGGTGGACCGGGACCATCAACCTTGAGCGGGAAGAAAGCGTTGGAGAAAGCTGAGATCAATTTGAACGATTGCTTAGCATGCAG CGGATGCATCACATCAACCGAATCCATGCTCATCACCCTTCAATCTCAAAATGAAGTCCTCGAATTCATCTCATCTAATCCCACCATCCTTGACGAGAACGCACCATGTCATAAACCCCGCTTACCCATCTTATCGATCTCTCCTCAAACGCTCGCTTCTCTCTCTGCTGCCTACTCTTCCGCTCAATCAAGACCCACCATTCCGCTGTTAGTCTTACTCCGACGAATCCGAGCATTCCTCGGGCAACCGAGTaagggaggatggaaagtCTGGGACACGACTTTTGCCAGACACATGAGTTTGAAGGAGACCGTAACGGAATATCACGAAAGAAAAGacaagaaggataaaggCAAATCTGCCGAATTACCTATGTTGGCCAGTGCTTGTCCTGGTTGGGTATGTTATGCTGAGAAAGCTCAGGGTGATCTGTTGCATCTGTTGAGTAATGCCAGGAGTAGTCAGGGGATTGTCGGTGCTTTGGCGAAGGATTGGTACGGGCATAAGACGAATCACAA ACCTAATGAGATATACCACGTCACCGCTATGCCATGCTACGACAAGAAGCTCGAAGCTTCCCGATCGGACTTCTACTCCTCCCTCTATTCCACCAGAGACGTGGATTGCGTTCTCACCACTGGTGAATTGGACTTACTCTTACAAGAGCTCGGATTCGACCCGTACCTACCTGTCCCCGACGAAGAAataccctctttctcacAAACAGAAGAATCACCATTCCCCGAACTACTGACCCATGAGGGATCTTCATCTGGATCGTATCTCGCAACTATCATACGTGATATTCAATCTTCTCACCCTAACCCTACACGAATCAGTACGAGGGAGATACGTGGATCGACCGATAACGTCGAGTATCTAATTCATGATTTAGTAAGCGGAGAGGTAATATTCAAAGGAGCAAAGGTATATGGTTTCAGGAATTTACAGAATCTAGTCAGGAAAGTCAGCAAAGAGACTGGTCTAGGGAAAAGTGGTAGATCAGGTGCTGGAGCTGGGAAATTGAGCTTGGCTGTTGCTGCTAGACGGAGGAAGGCCAAGGCCAGCACCACGACCTCAGGCACTTCTACGCCAGGTGAGAGCGATGTGGACAGTATATCGTCGTTGTCCCTTTCGAATGGCGATGATAAGAAATTGGACTTTGTGGAGGTCATGGCGTGCCCTGGGGGATGTGTGAATGGTGGTGGTCAGATGAAACCTGTCGCTGCGTCTACTAGTGCCACTATCGCtgaagtgaagatggaagttgaCGAGGAAGGATATACCAGACCGTTACCTGATGATGGTACTGATACAGCAAGTAAAGCGAAGGACGGGTCTTTGGTCAACTCAGGtgtagaagaaggaatgagATGGTCAACTAAAGAATGGGTCGAGAAGGTCGAATCTATCTATTGGACTGGTCTAcccacccctccaccctccccaccgCTCGAGGCGAACGTTGCATCGTACCTACAACAAGTCAATGGTGATGGATCGGATAAAAGCCATCTTGATGGAGTGGATAGATCAAAATCTGCTGATATGCTGGTGGATCAGATTATAATGGACGTTTGTGGACAGGACTCGGATAAACGATGGGAGTTCTTGAGAACGAGGTTCATGAAGGTCGAGAGTGATATTCTTGCACAGGGGGGTGTGACGCTTGAGGCTGTCAAGTGGTAA